Sequence from the Candidatus Cloacimonas sp. genome:
CATCCACATACCGCCAGGGATCTGAGGGCTTTTTAAATTGTAGTGTCCCTCCGCTGTTTTTTCCAAAACGGCTCCTTTTAAATGCAAAGGATAGGTTAAACTTTGTTTCAGTCCATCTCGGCTGTAAAGAATGACCTTTTTTTCTTCCGCGGGTGATAAATCCATTAAAATATCGCTTAAATACCAACCCTCAATTTTAACGAATGGCTCAGGATCTTTTTGCAAAGGATATTTTTGCAGGGTATCTTGCAAGAGGTAAAAACGCGAAGGGCGAATTATCGGCTGAAAATTTTCCAGCACTACCCGCTCCAGACCTTTAATCCATTGCATTTCTCTCAGCGAAGGAAAAATTAAGCGCAACATATTTTCCTCAAAAGGAATACCATCCTGACCCGTAACTATGTAACTTTCCAGAGAGTCAAATTCACTTTTTTCCAAAGTTACCTGATAGCGGTCTGAGGACTCACATCTGATAGTGGCAAAATCACCTAAATTTTGCTGTTTTAACCAAAGATCAAATCTAAAACCCTGCCAAGTATTTAAACGCACTACTCCGTCTTTTTCCCTGCTGGTTTTTATATCCTGCACTTCCAATTTATAGAGATCAGCATTGTTATAAATATGGCTAATTCCTTTGGTGTCTATAATTTCCAGAGCTGAAAGAGTTATCATAATTCCCATTAAAATGAATAGCGAAAAATATTTCTTCATCCTATAATCCTTGTTGCTTTAAGCGATTTATATATGCCAAACCCAATGTAGCCACCTAAAATACCGGAAGCGAAGGCAGTGCAAATATTGAAAATAACCATCGTCATCGGCATTTTGAAAAATATGGCTGAAGAGATCAACGATCCCGTCAAATTGGCAAAAGCGCACAAAAATAGATGCGTCACTAATTTATCTTTTTGAGGATAGAGCCAATATAGAAGGTCTGCTATAATTCCAGGAAAAGTATATGCCACTAAAGAAAAAGCACCCATTCTACCAGCCATTCCAATTAGTAAAACCAAGATCGCTTGCAAAAATCCGTAAAGGGTTCCAGTTAAGGGTTTATCTACTATAGCGATAGTTAAAACCAGCCATAGCATATAGAGTCCACCAGTTAAGGAACCGCCCGGAATTCCCAAAGGAGTGGAAATTAATTTTGTTATAGGATTGATAATAGGTTTTACGGCAATTCCCAAAGCAGCGATGGAAGTAATTATGATTAAGTCCTTTACGGTAAAGTGATTGAGTATTTTCATCAGATTAGTTTCTTCAGGATATTATTTTTTACATCAAATTGAATCAGTTCAATTCCCGCTTCGCGAAAGAGTTCTT
This genomic interval carries:
- a CDS encoding ECF transporter S component, which gives rise to MKILNHFTVKDLIIITSIAALGIAVKPIINPITKLISTPLGIPGGSLTGGLYMLWLVLTIAIVDKPLTGTLYGFLQAILVLLIGMAGRMGAFSLVAYTFPGIIADLLYWLYPQKDKLVTHLFLCAFANLTGSLISSAIFFKMPMTMVIFNICTAFASGILGGYIGFGIYKSLKATRIIG